The Pseudomonadota bacterium region GCCAAACCCGAAGAACTCGATCACCGAGCTTGGGATCGCTTACTTTGAGGCGTCCACAGGTCGCACGTGGGTGTACGCGTATAACGGCCAGAATAACTACGCCAGCTACCTCAGCATGGACTTCCTCGGCTACTTCGAAAACTCGTATACCACCAATGGTTCAGTTGCCACGCTGACGCTCGACAACAGCGAGTTTGAGGGCGCCCTCGAAACCGGCTTTAGTTTTGGTGAGCGCATCGGTATTTGGTTTCACCCCAGTGCCGACTTAAATGTCACCGGCGATAGCATGGGTCTGAGTAACTTTCATGCCCGTATGAATGGTTGGCTTGATACCAACTTTGACGGTAACTGCAACAATCCCAACAATGGCTGTATCACCGCCGTGCCAGAGCCTGCGACACTTGCTTTAGTCGCGATGGGTTTTGGCCTGATCGGATTTAGTCGACGTCGTCAGGCGCTCGCCGTTCGTTAACAAAACGGCGTAACTGATGGACAATCAAGCGCCCACACCGGCTTGCCGGCGTGGGCGTTTTTTGTGCGGCACCGATGCTCGCGACTCACTTTGCGTTAAGCGACTGTTCGTTAAAAAAATGTGAGATCAGCGTATAGCGAGTGCCCTGCGTGGTCTCGAGCACCTCGTGAAGCAACGCGGAGGAAAACACCAAGGCCGACCCAGCTGGCGACTTGTAGCGCTGATTGCCGTATTCCTTGAACTGCACCTCGCCGCCATCATAGTCATCATTGAGATTTAGCGACAGTGCAAATCGTCGATAGGCCGTTGCCGCGCTCACATTGTCCCGATGTCCCATTTGATTCCCGCTGCGCTTCCCGACATAGCGCGCGATATGCAGATCCTCGCGACGGGTGACCTCATAGGCAAACGCTTTTTTTATCATCGGTACGACGCGACCAAAGATCCGTTCATCAAGAAACGCGAGCGTCTGCTGGTCTTTGATAATCTGATCCACCCGATCCTGGCGATTGTGTTCATACACAGGAATTTTGTAGTTGCCCGGCAGTTCGCCCGCTTGCGGGGGGCGAATCATGAGTGGCTCGTCCTGCTCAAATAATCGAATAAGCTGAGCGCACTCTTCGCGCGAGAGCACGGCCGGTACTTGAAGCACCGGCGCATGGGTAGTTGTCCAGTAGCCCGCGCCCGACGAATCGGGATTGCATTCATTCATAGCGGCTCCTAATTCAGCCTCAATGTCTTCTCTTAAATCAAACCACGCCCGCACCTGACGACTCGGGCTCAGCACCACGGCGCGCGAGGGCTGATCCGATGCTTTGTGCACACCAAAACTCGCAAACACAGCCCCGGTGGAGTCACCCAAAATCGGCCAGCGAAACCCGCTTTGATTTTGGAGTTGTCGGTTTGCCGCTCCGTCGCTATCGGCACTCACCGCCAACACCGCCACCTCCATATCGGCCAGTTGATCGCAGCGCAATGCGACGGCCCGCATGATCTGCTGCGCCTGTTCGGCATCGGCTCGGGCGTTGATCAACAGCACAAGCAAGGCGCGACCAGCGAGATGATCGTCATTCATGCCAAGCGGTCGACCGTCTTGATCCCGAAGATTAAATGGTAACGCGTGTGCACCCGGCCACAGCGGCTGAACGTAGTCGCGCAACAGCGTTGAGGCAAGTTCATAGGTGGTGCGAGTGTTATTCATATTCTTATCACCATGCGTTGAAATGGGCGCTGCGCCAACCGATTCAATCGCGCTCCCAACGCCACGTACGAATTTGCAAGCCGGCGACGATCTCATCAAATTCATCGACATCCCGATCGAAATAATACAATGCAGGCGCACGGTACTCGATCGTATAAAAGGCTAAGGGACTGGCCATGCCGTAGATACGCTCCCTAAACCGAACCCCCTCACTGGATCGAAACGCGAGGTCCAATTGAAACCCGTCCTTGCCTGCAATTAGGGCCGGTCCATGACTGAGCACTTCGAGCGTATCCATCGGCATCGTGACTTTGGTATCCGCAATAAACTTTTCCAGTAATACTTGCGGCAGCTGGTCGAGCGAGGACGACTTTTCAATGTGTTCAAACGCGTCCTCATGCAGACGTTTGCGTATCAAAACGCGCTGAATGTCCTCGCCGTCTTTCGTCAGTGTCAGCGTCCGCTTGGCATTGAGTGGCGCGCTGTACCAGCCCGCCGGTACGTAAATCGAAAACACCGTGTTTTTGAGATCATAGCGTTTACTCTTAGACGCCTTCCAGCCCACGCACGCGGACAGCGTGAGTACGATCAGACACAGACATATACCGCGCCAACTCAGTCTAGACAGGCGGATCCGCGACGAACGATCAGTCAATGCAGATAGCGTCATTGGTCCTCCGTCGGGTGACGTTCAAGGTAGTGCTCTGCCCAGCGTCTATCCGGCCCTTCGGGTCGAAGTTCCAAATAGCGATGAAAATAGGGGCGAGCCGCCGCGATGTCTCCACGCTCAATGAGCATGACACCTAGCTTGCTCAGCGCCTCGGCGTAGGGTGGCGTGGCGTCGGCAAGCTCACGATACAGTTGTTCGGCAACCAGCCAATCACCTGTGTTTGCACGTGTTCGATAGGCCTCGGCTAAATAAAAACGCGCGTCGCGAGGAAAAAGGTCTAGTCGATCCTCCGTCTCCAAAAGATGAATGAGTTTATCGGGCTTGCCGGCTTCGGTCAGTCCTTTGAGCACCGCCATACGCGCATTTTTCGTTATGCGCAAAAATCGATCGGCGTGTTCCGCTCCGCGCTCAGGTACCGATAGCGCCAGTTGATTCATAGTCTTCGATCGACGCGTTAGCGAAGGATGCGTTCGAACAAAAAAGAAGCCCGGCGATTTACCCACTTTTTGCTCACGGTTAAGACGCAAGAACCAATCCCCCAACCCGTTGACATCGTAGCCGGCGTCGCCGGCGCGGGAGAATCCGAACGCATCGGCGTCAGACTCCAACCCCTGCGAGTGACGCATAAAGGCCGTCATACCCACGATTGAACCGCCCAGACCGTAGCCGCTCGCTCCGGCGACATTAATAAAAATGTTGGTGCGCGTCGCGGACCGATAAGAACGTCGCGAATGACTCTCCGTGTAATGCGCGCCTTCGTGACCGACAATAAACGCCAATTCCGCTTCATTATTGAGTCTTGCCAACATCCCGGT contains the following coding sequences:
- a CDS encoding PEP-CTERM sorting domain-containing protein, with the protein product PNPKNSITELGIAYFEASTGRTWVYAYNGQNNYASYLSMDFLGYFENSYTTNGSVATLTLDNSEFEGALETGFSFGERIGIWFHPSADLNVTGDSMGLSNFHARMNGWLDTNFDGNCNNPNNGCITAVPEPATLALVAMGFGLIGFSRRRQALAVR
- a CDS encoding redoxin domain-containing protein, with product MNNTRTTYELASTLLRDYVQPLWPGAHALPFNLRDQDGRPLGMNDDHLAGRALLVLLINARADAEQAQQIMRAVALRCDQLADMEVAVLAVSADSDGAANRQLQNQSGFRWPILGDSTGAVFASFGVHKASDQPSRAVVLSPSRQVRAWFDLREDIEAELGAAMNECNPDSSGAGYWTTTHAPVLQVPAVLSREECAQLIRLFEQDEPLMIRPPQAGELPGNYKIPVYEHNRQDRVDQIIKDQQTLAFLDERIFGRVVPMIKKAFAYEVTRREDLHIARYVGKRSGNQMGHRDNVSAATAYRRFALSLNLNDDYDGGEVQFKEYGNQRYKSPAGSALVFSSALLHEVLETTQGTRYTLISHFFNEQSLNAK
- a CDS encoding M48 family metalloprotease, whose product is MNRTLMWVLLLIFVLTGCASGRVDAVDQVGIDSESDPEYVEGLDGRLELMADQLVDSLVNEGALFEDDALADYLQSITDQLFPDFKGTLRTRAIRSTEPNAFALPNGELFINTGMLARLNNEAELAFIVGHEGAHYTESHSRRSYRSATRTNIFINVAGASGYGLGGSIVGMTAFMRHSQGLESDADAFGFSRAGDAGYDVNGLGDWFLRLNREQKVGKSPGFFFVRTHPSLTRRSKTMNQLALSVPERGAEHADRFLRITKNARMAVLKGLTEAGKPDKLIHLLETEDRLDLFPRDARFYLAEAYRTRANTGDWLVAEQLYRELADATPPYAEALSKLGVMLIERGDIAAARPYFHRYLELRPEGPDRRWAEHYLERHPTEDQ